Proteins co-encoded in one Pseudomonas beijingensis genomic window:
- a CDS encoding AraC family transcriptional regulator: MQPPAQHLKIPPFDAALPSPIYFRSACMPAHATYPRHRHAWGEFVYSYSGVMEIEIAQHHYLAPPQYGIWLPPDMEHVGFNRHEACHCSLYLAAELCDALPAVPCALTLSPLIRALLEELRSDPPSQPQTPEQQRLLQVLVDKLARAPHAGSYLPSSDDPLLGPVLRALEANPSDPRSLPQLARAANTTERTLMRRAQRDLGMSLVEWRQRLKVIEALALLERGQSVETIGLDLGYSSASAFISMFRKMMGTTPDEYRRRHMAG; the protein is encoded by the coding sequence ATGCAGCCTCCAGCCCAACATCTGAAGATTCCTCCGTTCGACGCAGCCCTGCCCTCGCCGATCTACTTTCGCAGCGCCTGCATGCCGGCCCATGCGACTTACCCCCGGCACCGGCATGCCTGGGGTGAGTTCGTCTACTCCTACAGCGGGGTGATGGAAATCGAGATCGCCCAACATCATTACCTGGCGCCACCGCAGTACGGCATCTGGCTGCCACCGGACATGGAACACGTTGGATTCAATCGGCATGAGGCCTGCCATTGCTCGCTGTACCTGGCCGCCGAACTGTGCGACGCACTGCCTGCCGTGCCCTGTGCGCTGACCTTGAGCCCGCTGATTCGCGCGTTGCTGGAAGAACTGCGCAGCGACCCGCCAAGCCAGCCACAGACGCCCGAACAGCAGCGTTTGTTGCAGGTGCTGGTGGACAAGCTGGCGCGGGCGCCCCATGCCGGCAGCTACCTGCCCTCCTCGGATGATCCACTGCTGGGCCCCGTGCTGCGGGCCTTGGAGGCGAACCCCAGCGACCCGCGTTCCTTGCCGCAACTGGCCCGCGCCGCCAACACCACCGAACGCACGCTGATGCGCCGGGCCCAACGGGACCTGGGCATGTCCCTGGTGGAATGGCGCCAGCGCCTGAAAGTCATCGAGGCCCTGGCCCTGCTCGAACGTGGCCAGAGCGTGGAAACCATCGGCCTGGACCTGGGCTACAGCAGCGCCTCGGCGTTTATCAGCATGTTTCGCAAAATGATGGGTACCACGCCGGATGAGTATCGGCGCAGGCATATGGCTGGATGA
- a CDS encoding DNA alkylation repair protein gives MSTTTSSPALKEIFNNARLEHIAGEMRAVYPAFDAKAFLHMANDGLAELSVMQRMARVSECLHAVLPFDYEASLEVLRALAPRLNSMFVSMFLPHYVASYGRHHFDMSLDALQYFTRFGSSEFAVRHFLRDDLERTLKVMHSWALDANEHVRRLASEGSRPRLPWSFHLEPIQANPDLAAAILDTLKADDSLYVRKSVANHLNDVTKQHPDWVLDQIEGWPLQDRHTAWIARHALRSLIKQGNPRALGVIGAGGKAQVQVLDLQVTPAVIRLGEQVTLSFTVQSTLEQSQRLVIDYAIDYVKASGGTSAKVFKLKTFDLPALGCVNLSRSQYIRELTTRKHYAGRHAVHLLVNGERLGSTAFDIVS, from the coding sequence ATGAGCACCACCACTTCTTCCCCTGCCCTCAAGGAAATCTTCAACAACGCCCGCCTGGAGCACATCGCCGGCGAAATGCGTGCGGTGTACCCGGCATTCGACGCCAAGGCGTTCTTGCACATGGCCAACGACGGCCTGGCCGAGTTGTCGGTGATGCAGCGCATGGCCCGGGTCAGTGAGTGCCTGCACGCGGTGCTGCCCTTCGATTATGAAGCGTCGCTGGAGGTGCTGCGTGCCCTGGCCCCGCGTCTGAACAGCATGTTTGTCAGCATGTTCCTGCCGCACTACGTGGCGTCTTACGGTCGACATCACTTCGACATGTCGTTGGACGCGCTCCAGTATTTCACCCGGTTCGGCTCGTCGGAGTTCGCCGTGCGGCACTTCCTGCGCGACGACCTGGAGCGCACCCTCAAGGTCATGCACAGCTGGGCCCTGGACGCCAACGAGCACGTGCGCCGCCTGGCCAGCGAAGGCAGTCGACCGCGCCTGCCGTGGTCGTTTCACCTGGAGCCGATCCAGGCCAACCCCGACCTGGCCGCCGCGATCCTCGACACGCTCAAGGCCGACGACAGCCTTTATGTACGCAAATCCGTGGCCAACCACCTCAACGACGTCACCAAACAGCATCCCGATTGGGTACTGGACCAGATCGAAGGCTGGCCACTGCAAGACCGCCACACCGCATGGATTGCCCGGCATGCGCTGCGTAGCCTGATCAAACAAGGCAACCCCAGGGCACTGGGGGTCATCGGCGCCGGTGGCAAGGCGCAGGTCCAGGTGCTGGATTTGCAGGTGACGCCGGCGGTGATTCGCTTGGGGGAACAGGTCACGCTGTCCTTCACGGTGCAATCAACCCTCGAGCAGAGCCAGCGCCTGGTGATCGACTACGCCATCGACTACGTGAAAGCCTCGGGCGGCACCTCGGCCAAGGTCTTCAAGCTCAAGACCTTCGACCTGCCCGCCCTGGGTTGCGTCAACCTCAGTCGGTCCCAATACATTCGCGAGCTGACCACGCGCAAACACTACGCGGGCCGGCACGCCGTGCACCTGTTGGTCAACGGCGAGCGGCTGGGGAGCACGGCGTTCGATATCGTCTCCTGA
- a CDS encoding DMT family transporter, with protein MTTRRALDGQVCALMTGLCAIWGFQQVAIKASAVDMAPMLQLGVRSAIAAVLVWLLVLVRGERLSLADGSWRPGLLVGLLFALEFVMVGEGLRHTTASHMVIFLYTAPMFAALGLHWRLPSERLKPAQWLGIAVAFGGIVVAFSGGSGAPNGSSLLGDGMGLLAGALWGATTVTVRCSRLTNLPASQTLLYQLVGAGVLLIGMSVALGQTTITPTPQLIASLAFQVLLVSFASFLIWFSLLRRYLASQLGVLSFMTPLFGIGFGVWLLDEPLEPNFIVGAALVLSGILLVSGYGWFRQRWGRWLVLRRE; from the coding sequence ATGACCACCCGCCGCGCCCTGGATGGCCAGGTCTGCGCCCTGATGACCGGCCTCTGTGCCATCTGGGGTTTCCAGCAAGTCGCGATCAAGGCCAGCGCCGTCGACATGGCGCCGATGCTGCAACTGGGCGTGCGCTCAGCCATCGCCGCGGTGCTGGTCTGGTTGTTGGTGCTGGTGCGCGGTGAACGCCTGTCCCTGGCCGATGGCAGTTGGCGCCCGGGCCTGTTGGTGGGGTTGTTGTTTGCCTTGGAGTTCGTAATGGTGGGCGAAGGCCTGCGGCATACGACGGCTTCGCACATGGTGATTTTCCTCTATACCGCGCCGATGTTCGCCGCCCTCGGCTTGCATTGGAGATTGCCGAGCGAACGCCTCAAACCGGCGCAGTGGTTGGGCATCGCGGTTGCATTCGGCGGGATCGTGGTGGCCTTCAGCGGAGGCTCGGGGGCGCCGAACGGCAGCTCGTTGCTCGGTGATGGCATGGGCTTGCTGGCCGGCGCGCTGTGGGGCGCAACCACGGTGACGGTACGCTGTTCGCGGTTGACGAATCTGCCGGCCAGCCAGACGCTGCTCTACCAACTGGTTGGCGCCGGGGTACTGCTGATCGGAATGTCGGTGGCTCTGGGGCAAACGACGATCACCCCCACGCCGCAACTCATCGCCAGCCTGGCATTCCAGGTGTTGCTGGTGTCCTTCGCCAGTTTCCTGATCTGGTTTTCCCTGCTGCGCCGCTACCTCGCGTCGCAATTGGGGGTGCTGTCGTTCATGACGCCGTTGTTCGGCATCGGTTTTGGTGTCTGGTTGCTGGATGAGCCGCTGGAGCCGAACTTCATCGTTGGCGCGGCTTTGGTATTGAGTGGGATTCTGCTGGTCAGCGGTTATGGATGGTTTCGCCAGCGTTGGGGGCGATGGCTGGTGTTGCGGCGGGAGTAA
- a CDS encoding cytochrome P450, whose translation MDPITAATHPDPYPFYAALRAAGGLAFDPVLNLWVASSAEAVCAVLHHTDCLVRPVHEPVPKAIAEGPAGHVFGHLMRMNEGERQRCPRAAIAPALQDTTPRQIEALVRARRLQDGAEGLHQAQFIGPASVVAALLGFSPTGSRLISALTGDFVACLSPLSQAPQLDAAHRASEQLTRLFQERIEAQDNPLLMRMGQGFEAADSKIANLIGLLSQTYEATAGLIGNALLALIGDPALRQVLRDDPAQVGPLLAEVQRFDAPVQNTRRFVAAPCELLGSALNPGETILVLLASANRDPQLNTQPDVLLLDRPNRRSFSFGSGRHECPGQTLAMGIARATLAMILEGEPPLERLTWRYRPSVNARIPLFSERS comes from the coding sequence ATGGACCCGATCACCGCCGCGACACATCCCGACCCTTACCCTTTCTACGCCGCCCTGCGCGCTGCCGGCGGACTGGCCTTCGACCCTGTGTTGAACCTGTGGGTCGCCAGCAGCGCCGAGGCCGTGTGCGCGGTATTGCATCACACCGACTGCCTGGTGCGCCCGGTCCACGAGCCCGTGCCCAAGGCCATTGCCGAGGGCCCGGCCGGCCACGTGTTCGGGCACTTGATGCGCATGAACGAAGGTGAACGGCAGCGTTGCCCGAGGGCGGCGATTGCGCCGGCGTTGCAAGACACCACCCCCCGGCAGATCGAAGCATTGGTCAGGGCCCGTCGCCTCCAGGACGGCGCCGAAGGCCTGCACCAGGCTCAATTCATCGGGCCGGCCAGCGTGGTCGCGGCATTGCTCGGTTTCAGCCCGACGGGCAGCCGCCTGATCAGCGCATTGACCGGGGATTTCGTCGCCTGCCTGTCGCCCCTGAGCCAGGCGCCGCAACTGGATGCCGCGCACCGGGCCAGCGAGCAACTGACCAGGTTGTTCCAGGAGCGGATCGAGGCGCAGGACAATCCTTTATTGATGCGCATGGGGCAAGGCTTCGAAGCCGCGGACAGCAAAATCGCCAACCTGATCGGCCTGCTCTCGCAAACCTATGAAGCCACCGCTGGCCTGATCGGCAACGCGCTGCTGGCGCTGATCGGCGATCCGGCGTTACGTCAGGTACTGCGGGACGACCCGGCACAGGTCGGCCCGTTACTGGCCGAAGTCCAGCGTTTCGACGCGCCCGTGCAAAACACCCGCCGCTTCGTCGCCGCCCCTTGCGAACTCCTCGGCAGCGCATTGAACCCTGGAGAAACGATCCTGGTGCTACTGGCCTCAGCCAACCGCGACCCGCAGCTCAACACACAGCCGGACGTCCTGCTGCTCGACCGCCCAAACCGCCGCAGTTTCAGCTTCGGCAGCGGACGCCATGAATGTCCAGGCCAAACCCTGGCCATGGGCATCGCCCGCGCCACCCTGGCGATGATCCTTGAGGGCGAACCACCACTGGAGCGGTTGACCTGGCGCTACCGCCCTTCGGTCAACGCACGCATCCCGCTGTTCAGTGAGCGGTCATGA
- a CDS encoding 3-methyl-2-oxobutanoate dehydrogenase (2-methylpropanoyl-transferring) subunit alpha, producing the protein MNPAYEPLRLHVPEPSGRPGCKTDFSYLHLSDAGTVRKPPIDVEPADTADLARSLIRVLDDQGNALGDWATDIPVEILRKGMRAMLKTRIYDNRMVVAQRQKKMSFYMQSLGEEAIGSAQALALNIDDMCFPTYRQQSILMAREVPLVDLICQLLSNERDPLKGRQLPIMYSVKDAGFFTISGNLATQFIQGVGWGMASAIKGDTKIASAWIGDGATAESDFHTALTFAHVYRAPVILNVVNNQWAISTFQAIAGGEATTFAGRGVGCGIASLRVDGNDFMAVYAASRWAAERARRNLGPALIEWVTYRAGPHSTSDDPSKYRPADDWSHFPLGDPIARLKQHMVKIGHWSEEEHATVSAELEAEVIAAQKEAEQYGTLAGGQIPSAATMFEDVYKEMPEHLKRQRQQLGI; encoded by the coding sequence ATGAACCCAGCGTACGAACCGCTACGCCTGCACGTCCCCGAACCCTCGGGCCGTCCCGGCTGCAAGACCGACTTTTCCTACCTGCATCTGTCCGATGCCGGCACGGTGCGCAAACCACCCATCGACGTCGAACCCGCCGACACCGCCGACCTGGCCCGCAGCCTGATCCGCGTGCTCGACGACCAGGGCAATGCCCTAGGCGACTGGGCCACGGACATCCCCGTCGAGATCCTGCGCAAAGGCATGCGTGCCATGCTCAAGACGCGCATCTACGACAACCGCATGGTGGTCGCCCAGCGTCAGAAAAAGATGTCGTTCTACATGCAAAGCCTTGGCGAAGAAGCCATCGGCAGCGCCCAGGCCCTGGCGTTGAACATCGACGACATGTGCTTCCCCACCTACCGCCAACAAAGCATCCTGATGGCCCGCGAGGTGCCGCTGGTGGACCTGATCTGCCAACTGCTGTCCAACGAGCGCGATCCGCTCAAGGGCCGGCAATTGCCGATCATGTACTCGGTCAAGGACGCCGGTTTCTTCACCATTTCCGGCAACCTCGCTACGCAATTCATCCAGGGCGTGGGTTGGGGCATGGCCTCGGCGATCAAGGGCGACACCAAGATCGCCTCGGCCTGGATCGGTGACGGCGCCACCGCCGAATCGGACTTCCACACCGCTCTCACTTTCGCCCACGTCTACCGGGCGCCAGTGATCCTCAACGTGGTCAACAACCAGTGGGCAATCTCCACCTTCCAGGCCATTGCCGGTGGTGAAGCCACGACGTTCGCCGGACGCGGCGTCGGTTGCGGCATCGCCTCCCTGCGTGTCGATGGCAACGATTTCATGGCGGTCTACGCCGCCTCGCGGTGGGCCGCCGAACGCGCCCGCCGCAACCTCGGGCCGGCGCTGATCGAATGGGTCACCTACCGCGCCGGCCCGCACTCCACCTCGGACGATCCCTCCAAGTACCGCCCCGCCGACGACTGGAGCCACTTCCCGCTGGGTGATCCGATTGCGCGCCTCAAGCAGCACATGGTGAAAATCGGCCACTGGTCCGAAGAGGAACATGCCACGGTCAGCGCCGAACTCGAAGCCGAGGTGATCGCCGCACAGAAGGAAGCCGAACAGTACGGCACCCTCGCTGGCGGGCAGATTCCAAGCGCCGCGACCATGTTCGAAGACGTCTACAAAGAGATGCCGGAGCACTTGAAGCGCCAGCGTCAGCAGTTGGGGATCTGA
- a CDS encoding dihydrolipoamide acetyltransferase family protein, with the protein MGTHVIKMPDIGEGIAEVELSVWHVKVGDMVVEDQVLADVMTDKAMVDIPSPVHGRVIALGGEPGEVMAVGSELIRIEVEGAGNLKESAQPAPAAAAAQAPKPAPVATPEPVLEKIAVPRPAAQAPVARDPDERPLASPAVRKHALDLGIQLRLVQGSGPAGRVLHEDLEAYLAQGSSTPAKGGSGYAERHDEQQIPVIGMRRKIAQRMQEATQRAAHFSYVEEIDVTALEELRVHLNEKHGASRGKLTLLPFLVRALVVALRDFPQMNARYDDEAQVIHRSGAVHVGVATQSDVGLMVPVVRHAEARTLWDSATEISRLATAARTGKASRDELSGSTITLTSLGALGGIVSTPVLNLPEVAIVGVNKIVERPMVIKGQIVIRKMMNLSSSFDHRVVDGMDAAQFIQALRGLLEQPATLFVE; encoded by the coding sequence ATGGGCACGCACGTTATCAAGATGCCGGACATTGGCGAAGGCATCGCCGAAGTTGAACTGTCGGTGTGGCACGTCAAGGTCGGCGACATGGTGGTCGAAGACCAGGTGTTGGCCGATGTCATGACCGACAAGGCGATGGTGGACATCCCTTCGCCGGTGCATGGCCGGGTCATCGCCCTGGGTGGCGAGCCCGGTGAAGTCATGGCGGTGGGCAGTGAACTGATCCGCATTGAAGTCGAAGGTGCGGGTAACTTGAAAGAATCGGCCCAACCGGCTCCTGCCGCCGCGGCTGCGCAGGCACCGAAGCCGGCGCCAGTGGCCACGCCTGAACCGGTGCTGGAAAAAATTGCCGTGCCCCGCCCGGCTGCGCAAGCCCCGGTGGCCCGCGATCCCGACGAGCGTCCATTGGCCTCGCCGGCCGTGCGCAAACACGCGCTGGACCTGGGCATTCAATTGCGCCTGGTCCAGGGCAGCGGCCCCGCCGGACGGGTCCTGCACGAAGACCTCGAAGCCTACCTGGCCCAGGGTTCGTCGACCCCGGCCAAGGGCGGTTCGGGTTATGCCGAGCGCCACGACGAGCAGCAGATCCCAGTGATCGGCATGCGCCGCAAGATCGCCCAGCGCATGCAGGAGGCAACCCAACGCGCCGCCCATTTCAGCTACGTCGAGGAAATCGACGTCACAGCCCTGGAAGAGCTGCGGGTTCACTTGAATGAAAAACACGGCGCCAGTCGCGGCAAGCTGACCCTGCTGCCGTTCCTGGTCCGTGCGTTGGTGGTGGCCCTGCGGGACTTCCCGCAGATGAACGCGCGCTACGACGACGAGGCCCAGGTCATCCACCGTTCGGGTGCCGTGCATGTTGGCGTCGCGACCCAGAGCGATGTGGGCCTGATGGTGCCAGTGGTGCGTCACGCCGAGGCCCGTACGCTGTGGGACAGCGCGACGGAAATTTCACGCCTGGCCACGGCGGCCCGCACGGGCAAGGCCAGTCGCGATGAGCTGTCCGGCTCGACCATCACCCTGACCAGCCTCGGTGCCCTCGGCGGCATCGTCAGCACGCCGGTGCTGAACCTGCCGGAAGTGGCGATTGTCGGCGTGAACAAAATCGTCGAGCGGCCCATGGTGATCAAAGGCCAGATCGTGATCCGCAAGATGATGAACCTCTCCAGTTCCTTCGATCACCGGGTGGTCGACGGCATGGACGCGGCGCAATTCATCCAGGCCCTGCGTGGTCTGCTCGAACAACCCGCCACCTTGTTTGTGGAGTAA
- a CDS encoding branched-chain amino acid aminotransferase, with translation MGNESINWDKLGFDYIKTDKRYLSHWRDGAWDAGTLTDDNVLHISEGSTALHYGQQCFEGLKAYRCKDGSINLFRPDQNAARMQNSCARLLMPHVDTEQFVEACKQVVRANERFIPPYGTGGALYLRPFVIGVGDNIGVRTAPEFIFSIFCIPVGAYFKGGLTPHNFLISSFDRAAPQGTGAAKVGGNYAASLMPGSQAKKASFADCIYLDPMTHSKIEEVGSANFFGITHDNKFVTPKSPSVLPGITRLSLIELAKSRLGLEVIEGDVLIDKLSDFKEAGACGTAAVITPIGGISYKDKLHVFHSETEVGPITQKLYKELTGVQTGDVEAPAGWIVKV, from the coding sequence ATGGGTAACGAGAGCATCAATTGGGACAAACTGGGCTTTGACTACATCAAGACCGACAAGCGCTACCTGTCGCACTGGCGCGATGGCGCCTGGGACGCGGGCACCCTGACCGACGACAACGTGCTGCACATCAGCGAGGGCTCCACCGCCCTGCACTACGGTCAGCAGTGCTTCGAAGGCCTGAAGGCCTATCGCTGCAAGGACGGTTCGATCAACCTGTTTCGCCCGGACCAGAACGCCGCCCGCATGCAGAACAGCTGTGCCCGTCTGCTGATGCCGCACGTCGACACCGAGCAGTTCGTCGAAGCCTGCAAGCAAGTGGTCCGCGCCAACGAGCGCTTCATCCCGCCTTACGGTACTGGCGGCGCGCTGTACCTGCGTCCGTTCGTGATCGGCGTGGGTGACAACATCGGCGTGCGCACCGCACCCGAGTTCATCTTCTCGATTTTCTGCATCCCGGTCGGCGCCTACTTCAAGGGCGGCCTGACCCCGCACAACTTCCTGATCTCCAGCTTCGACCGCGCCGCCCCACAAGGCACCGGCGCGGCCAAGGTCGGTGGCAACTACGCCGCCAGCCTGATGCCCGGCTCCCAGGCCAAGAAGGCCAGCTTCGCCGACTGCATCTACCTGGACCCGATGACCCATTCGAAAATCGAGGAAGTTGGCTCGGCCAACTTCTTCGGCATCACCCACGACAACAAATTCGTTACCCCAAAATCCCCTTCGGTCCTGCCGGGCATCACTCGCCTGTCGCTGATCGAACTGGCCAAATCGCGCCTGGGCCTGGAAGTGATCGAAGGCGACGTGCTCATCGACAAGCTCTCGGATTTCAAGGAAGCCGGCGCTTGCGGTACCGCTGCGGTGATCACCCCGATTGGCGGCATCAGCTACAAGGACAAGCTGCACGTGTTCCATAGCGAAACCGAAGTCGGCCCGATCACCCAGAAGCTCTACAAAGAGCTGACCGGCGTGCAGACCGGCGACGTGGAAGCACCGGCTGGTTGGATCGTCAAGGTCTGA
- a CDS encoding FKBP-type peptidyl-prolyl cis-trans isomerase, whose translation MNEELQIIDLQQGDGKSVVKGALITTQYRGTLEDGTEFDSSYSRGKPFQCVIGTGRVIKGWDLGLMGMQVGGKRKLWVPAHLAYGERSMGAHIKPNANLIFEIELLEVLTQDD comes from the coding sequence ATGAATGAAGAACTGCAAATCATCGACCTGCAACAGGGCGACGGCAAAAGCGTAGTCAAAGGTGCGCTGATCACCACTCAATACCGCGGCACGCTCGAAGACGGCACCGAATTCGATTCGTCCTACAGTCGTGGCAAACCCTTCCAATGCGTGATTGGCACCGGTCGCGTCATCAAGGGCTGGGACCTGGGCCTGATGGGCATGCAAGTTGGTGGCAAGCGCAAGTTGTGGGTGCCGGCCCACCTGGCCTACGGTGAGCGGTCCATGGGCGCCCATATCAAGCCCAACGCCAACCTCATCTTTGAAATCGAGTTGTTGGAAGTCCTGACCCAGGACGATTGA
- a CDS encoding alpha-ketoacid dehydrogenase subunit beta: MNDHNNNIALDTAMTTTTMTMIQALRSAMDVMLERDDNVVVFGQDVGYFGGVFRCTEGLQNKYGTSRVFDAPISESGIVGVAVGMGAYGLRPVAEIQFADYVYPASDQIISEAARLRYRSAGEFTAPMTLRMPCGGGIYGGQTHSQSIEAMFTQVCGLRTVMPSNPYDAKGLLIASIENDDPVIFLEPKRLYNGPFDGHHDRPVTPWSKHPSAQVPDGYYTVPLDVAAITRPGKDVTVLTYGTTVYVSQVAAEETGIDAEVIDLRSLWPLDLETIVKSVKKTGRCVVVHEATRTCGFGAELVSLVQEHCFHHLEAPIERVTGWDTPYPHAQEWAYFPGPSRVGAALKRVMEV, translated from the coding sequence ATGAACGATCACAACAACAATATTGCGTTGGACACCGCCATGACCACTACCACCATGACCATGATCCAGGCCCTGCGCTCGGCCATGGACGTGATGCTCGAGCGCGACGACAACGTCGTGGTGTTCGGCCAGGACGTGGGTTACTTCGGTGGCGTGTTCCGCTGCACCGAAGGCCTGCAGAACAAATACGGCACCTCGCGGGTGTTCGACGCGCCGATTTCCGAAAGCGGTATCGTCGGCGTGGCGGTGGGCATGGGTGCCTATGGCCTGCGCCCGGTGGCCGAGATCCAGTTCGCCGACTACGTCTACCCAGCGTCGGACCAGATCATTTCCGAGGCGGCGCGCCTGCGCTATCGCTCGGCCGGCGAGTTCACCGCGCCGATGACCCTGCGCATGCCCTGCGGCGGCGGCATTTATGGCGGCCAGACCCACAGCCAGAGCATCGAGGCGATGTTCACCCAGGTCTGCGGGCTGCGCACCGTGATGCCGTCCAACCCTTACGACGCCAAGGGCCTGCTGATCGCCTCCATCGAAAACGATGACCCGGTGATCTTCCTCGAACCCAAGCGCCTGTATAACGGCCCGTTCGACGGCCACCACGACCGCCCGGTAACGCCGTGGTCGAAACACCCTTCGGCGCAGGTGCCGGACGGTTATTACACCGTACCGCTGGACGTCGCCGCCATCACCCGTCCGGGCAAGGACGTGACGGTACTCACCTACGGCACCACGGTCTACGTCTCCCAAGTGGCGGCCGAAGAAACCGGCATCGACGCCGAAGTCATCGACCTGCGCAGCCTCTGGCCGCTGGACCTTGAGACCATCGTCAAATCCGTGAAGAAGACCGGCCGCTGCGTGGTCGTCCACGAAGCCACCCGCACCTGCGGTTTCGGCGCCGAGCTGGTGTCGTTGGTGCAAGAACATTGCTTCCACCACCTGGAAGCGCCCATCGAGCGTGTCACTGGTTGGGACACCCCCTACCCGCATGCGCAGGAGTGGGCGTATTTCCCAGGGCCGTCCCGTGTGGGCGCGGCGTTGAAACGGGTCATGGAGGTCTGA
- a CDS encoding ArsR/SmtB family transcription factor has translation MNAEQHDLGVSHVAAAIAEPARTRMLCALMDGHARTSTELASIAEVSASTASAHLAKLKQMALVRLHVQGRHRYYSLADPRVAQALEALMVIGQSATPTFTPRTPDRLQFARTCYDHMAGTLAVRLHDRMIEAGWLVDMEGEGYRLSESGEAVFEGLGVDVQHLATQRRRFACPCLDWSMRRPHLGGALGAALLQVAIKRKWVIQDLDSRALGLTASGRKAMAGRFGVSAEIDAKPTGAIASKLAPTMELR, from the coding sequence ATGAACGCAGAACAGCATGATCTGGGCGTGTCCCACGTGGCCGCAGCCATCGCCGAGCCGGCCCGCACCCGGATGCTGTGTGCGCTGATGGACGGCCACGCCCGCACCAGTACCGAATTGGCGAGCATCGCCGAGGTCAGCGCCTCGACCGCCAGCGCCCATCTGGCGAAACTCAAGCAAATGGCCCTGGTGCGCCTGCATGTCCAGGGGCGTCATCGTTATTACAGCCTGGCGGACCCGCGCGTGGCCCAGGCGCTTGAGGCGCTGATGGTGATCGGCCAGAGCGCCACGCCGACGTTCACGCCGCGCACACCGGATCGCCTGCAATTTGCCCGCACCTGCTACGACCACATGGCCGGCACCTTGGCGGTGCGCCTGCATGACCGCATGATCGAGGCCGGGTGGCTGGTGGACATGGAGGGCGAGGGCTATCGGCTGAGTGAATCCGGTGAGGCGGTGTTCGAGGGATTGGGCGTCGATGTCCAGCACCTCGCCACGCAACGCCGCCGATTCGCCTGTCCTTGCCTGGATTGGAGCATGCGCCGCCCCCACCTGGGCGGGGCCTTGGGCGCGGCGTTGCTGCAAGTGGCGATCAAGCGCAAATGGGTAATCCAGGACCTGGACAGCCGGGCGCTGGGGTTGACGGCCAGTGGCCGCAAGGCGATGGCGGGGCGGTTTGGGGTCAGTGCCGAAATCGATGCCAAACCCACTGGCGCTATCGCGAGCAAGCTCGCTCCCACAATGGAGCTGCGCTGA
- a CDS encoding RcnB family protein, with product MRKPTLIASLVLIAGLGALGPVAQAVEKTGDALEHSPSNGRRLVENDRVPADYQRADRAMKDWKQKKLEQPTNEQQWVHIDDKYLLIETVSGAIVKIVPATR from the coding sequence ATGCGCAAACCCACCCTGATCGCCAGCCTGGTCCTGATTGCCGGCCTCGGAGCCCTCGGGCCTGTTGCGCAAGCGGTCGAGAAAACCGGAGACGCCCTGGAGCATTCGCCGAGCAATGGCCGCAGGCTGGTGGAGAACGACCGGGTACCAGCGGACTACCAGCGTGCGGACCGGGCCATGAAAGACTGGAAACAGAAGAAGCTCGAACAGCCGACAAACGAGCAGCAATGGGTGCATATCGACGACAAGTACCTGCTGATCGAAACCGTGTCCGGCGCGATCGTCAAGATCGTGCCGGCCACGCGTTAG